A stretch of the Arachis stenosperma cultivar V10309 chromosome 6, arast.V10309.gnm1.PFL2, whole genome shotgun sequence genome encodes the following:
- the LOC130935954 gene encoding tRNA-splicing endonuclease subunit Sen2-1-like: MVPRWKGKDAKAKKDAEAEALKEPMSNIISELQSSLVQSDAYGILSNKSVHYAAGAEQIVLLDKACFGRPVGTVEKDKVWFQLSLEEAFFLCYSMNCLKINGGNPIPRTNELWHYMKSKKETFPNFFKAYSHLRMKNWVVRSGFQYGVDFVVYRHHPSRVHSEYGVLVLSDGETVKDVNGRLRVWSDVHCATRLVGSVAKTLLVLYISKNGSRDDSPSCLANYTVEERTIARWSPEQCRESCR, encoded by the coding sequence ATGGTGCCAAGATGGAAAGGAAAAGATGCAAAAGCTAAAAAGGATGCAGAAGCTGAAGCACTTAAAGAACCAATGTCAAATATAATATCTGAACTTCAGTCCTCTCTAGTTCAATCAGATGCATATGGAATATTGTCCAACAAAAGTGTTCACTATGCAGCGGGAGCAGAACAAATTGTGTTGCTTGATAAAGCATGCTTTGGTAGACCAGTGGGAACGGTTGAAAAGGACAAAGTGTGGTTTCAATTAAGCTTGGAAGAAGCATTTTTCCTATGTTACTCTATGAATTGCTTGAAGATTAATGGTGGCAATCCGATTCCCCGAACCAATGAACTATGGCATTACATGAAGTCCAAGAAAGAAACATTCCCAAATTTCTTCAAGGCTTATTCTCATCTTAGAATGAAAAATTGGGTTGTGAGGTCGGGCTTTCAGTATGGTGTTGACTTCGTCGTGTATCGTCATCATCCATCTCGTGTTCATTCAGAGTACGGTGTACTTGTTTTATCAGATGGGGAGACCGTGAAAGATGTAAATGGAAGATTGAGAGTATGGTCTGATGTTCATTGCGCAACGCGATTAGTTGGAAGTGTTGCAAAGACCTTGTTAGTCCTATACATCAGTAAAAATGGTAGCAGGGATGACTCACCATCATGCTTGGCTAACTACACCGTCGAAGAGCGTACGATCGCCAGATGGAGTCCGGAACAATGCCGTGAAAGTTGCAGGTAG
- the LOC130933320 gene encoding helicase-like transcription factor CHR27, whose amino-acid sequence MKVKWKGSESSPSAVHVRDVVGVLPSHPSLCHRRQPSPLALLCVADHKRLPFQSYIPLHSPNLILVAVDSICPQFRIWGDVVGFNVQTHHFQDPPEDAVVTMCGHVFCYQCVSDYLNGDDNTCPTRGCKAALAEDVVFSKATLRSCLSDELGGSNSIKAHDFDHSLVQQNEYSWTSMLDLVEASLQQFCMKYRRLDGRMSLIARDRSVKDFNTDPEVTVMLMSLKVGNLGLNMVAACHVILLDLWWNPTTEDQAIDRAHRIG is encoded by the exons ATGAAGGTAAAGTGGAAGGGGTCCGAGTCTTCTCCTTCTGCCGTGCATGTCCGTGATGTCGTCGGCGTCCTCCCCAGCCATCCGTCCCTGTGTCATCGTCGGCAGCCTTCTCCTCTTGCCCTGTTGTGCGTTGCCGATCACAAGAGACTCCCCTTTCAGTCGTATATTCCCCTCCATTCTCCCAATTTAATTTTGGTGGCTGTTG ATTCAATTTGTCCCCAATTCAGAATATGGGGGGATGTTGTAGGGTTTAATGTCCAAACCCATCACTTTCAA GATCCACCTGAAGACGCAGTTGTGACAATGTGTGGCCATGTCTTCTGTTATCAATGTGTATCAGATTACTTGAATGGTGATGATAATACATGCCCTACTCGTGGTTGTAAAGCAGCACTTGCAGAAGATGTTGTTTTCTCCAAAGCTACTTTGAGGAGTTGCTTGTCTGATGAACTTGGTGGTAGTAATTCCATAAAAGCGCATGATTTTGATCATTCACTAGTGCAGCAGAATGAGTACAGTTGGACTAGCATGTTGGACTTAGTTGAGGCATCATTGCAACAATTCTGTATGAAATATAGGAGACTTGATGGGCGGATGTCTCTGATTGCTAGGGACAGATCTGTTAAAGATTTCAATACTGATCCTGAG GTAACTGTTATGCTGATGTCACTAAAAGTAGGAAATCTTGGTTTGAATATGGTTGCTGCATGCCATGTTATTCTTTTGGATCTGTGGTGGAATCCAACGACTGAAGATCAAGCTATTGATCGAGCTCATAGAATTGGATAG
- the LOC130935714 gene encoding uncharacterized protein LOC130935714, with protein sequence MEWRKCYLDVILVPLALIVSIGYHMWLWHKVRTHPHTTIIGINSSARRNWVNTMLKDNDKKNILAVQSLRNTIMGSTLMATTSILLCSGLAAVISSTYSVKKPLNDAVYGAHGEFMVALKYVTLLTLFLFSFFCHSLSIRFINQVNILINIPQDPMSLVTPEYISEILERGFMLNTVGNRIFYGALPLLLWIFGPVLVFLCTITMVPVLYNLDIVFTTAKGKMVNANQNGDFV encoded by the exons ATGGAATGGAGAAAGTGCTATTTGGATGTGATATTGGTGCCATTGGCGTTGATAGTGAGCATTGGCTACCATATGTGGCTGTGGCACAAGGTTAGGACTCACCCTCACACCACCATCATTGGCATCAACTCTAGTGCCCGTAGGAATTGGGTTAATACCATGTTGAAG GACAATGACAAGAAAAACATATTGGCCGTACAATCACTTCGGAACACAATAATGGGTTCGACCCtaatggcaacaacctccattCTCCTCTGCTCCGGCCTAGCGGCCGTGATAAGCAGCACCTACAGCGTCAAAAAGCCGCTGAACGACGCGGTGTACGGCGCACACGGCGAGTTTATGGTAGCTTTGAAATACGTGACGCTGCTgaccctcttcctcttctcATTCTTTTGCCACTCCCTGTCCATAAGGTTCATAAACCAAGTAAACATCCTAATCAACATTCCTCAGGATCCAATGTCTCTTGTGACTCCAGAATACATAAGTGAGATATTGGAGAGAGGGTTTATGTTGAACACGGTTGGGAACAGGATTTTCTACGGTGCACTACCTCTTTTGCTGTGGATATTTGGTCCTGTGCTGGTGTTCCTGTGCACCATCACTATGGTTCCAGTGCTATACAATCTTGACATTGTCTTTACTACTGCCAAGGGAAAGATGGTCAACGCCAATCAAAACGGAGATTTTGTAtga